Genomic segment of Limnothrix sp. FACHB-406:
CCGGTGGCGCACCTGCCAATCGCTGCTGTCCATAAACGGTAACAGATGGGGCAAGGCGCGATCGTCCGCCAACTCGCCCAGGGCCCCAATGGCCGCCAGCCGCTCCAACTCGTTGTCCGAAGCCAAGGCCGACAGCAGCACATCCACCGCCCGCAGGTCGCCCAATTCTCCCAGGGCCGAAAGGATGCTGAAGCGCACCAGCCATTCCCCGCTGGATTGATACAAGGCCACCAAGTCTTCGTAGGCCGCCGTCAGCTTCAAGCCACCGAGGCAGTCGGCCGCCGCGGCCTGCACGTCCGGTTCCGGATCCGACAGCAACCCCCGCAACAGCTCCAGCGATCGATCGGGATCTTGCCCGCCCAGGCTGTCAAACTGGCTCACCGCCGCATAGCGAACTCGGGTGTTGGCATCCCCGATCGCCAGTTGAATCAGCGCAAATCCTTGATCCGGCGGTAGGGCACGAATATCATTCACCGCCCGCAGGCGATCGCTCAAATTCTCAGAATGCAGCAACTCGCGAATTTGGTCAGGCGTGGCAGTCATAACAGCGTCATTTAAAGAACGTAGTCAAACAGAAATTCATTCAATCAACCAACAAACCAACAAACCAACCAACCAACGAACCAACCAACCATCAACCCGGCCCCAATCCCAGCCGAACAATGGGCGAAACAGGCGATCGCCCTTGGGCCCAAAGATGGGGTGGCGCTTTCAGCAACTATACGGAAAAACCGGAGACGCTTCACGGCCCTGCGATCCCCGTCCAAGGACGTAGCAGGGCTTTCAGCGTTGGGATCGCCATTTCTTAAACATACTGACAGATCCCCAGGCAAGTGGTCGCATAAATTTAAAACATAAATTCAAGAGCCGTTACCTGAAATAGCAGCTCACCGCATTTCTGATACAAGGCTGTTATATTCATCAGCCATTACTCAACGAATGAGTAAACATTGATTGCAACAGAGACTATCCTCAAAAACTCGATGGTAGATTAACAACATGAAGCGAGAGAGCTTCAGCTCCGAAACAGCCTCCTAACGACTCCTGTTGAAGAGTCAATTGCAAATAGTTTGATTGCAAAACGCTGTTTTTCGTTCAAGATCGAGCAATAGCACCCTGCTGAGACGCTCATTTCTCCCCAGCTTAATTATCCAGGGAATTTCGGTTTAAGTTGCTGAAACAGCAATTTTCAACCTTCATGAATCCTGTGTGAATCATGGCAGTGTTGAGACCGAATCCGCTAAGGATCAACGTATGAGAGGAGAACAGAAGCAGTCCATCGCCTGGGTGCTATTCTCGTTTTTGGACTTGGGATTGAATCCAATTGCGCAAATAATCATCCACCAGATCCGGCACTTCATCATGGGGACAATGGCCCGCATTTAAAAAGTGC
This window contains:
- a CDS encoding HEAT repeat domain-containing protein translates to MTATPDQIRELLHSENLSDRLRAVNDIRALPPDQGFALIQLAIGDANTRVRYAAVSQFDSLGGQDPDRSLELLRGLLSDPEPDVQAAAADCLGGLKLTAAYEDLVALYQSSGEWLVRFSILSALGELGDLRAVDVLLSALASDNELERLAAIGALGELADDRALPHLLPFMDSSDWQVRHRLALTLGQFDAPQARAALETLSQDAIAQVSEAAAAQLG